The sequence below is a genomic window from Lolium perenne isolate Kyuss_39 chromosome 7, Kyuss_2.0, whole genome shotgun sequence.
AAGCTACGAGCTAGCAAGTATGAAAGTACAATACAAACTACGGATCAGTGCAAAAGTCTATACTTAACGAAGTTTTTTGTCCAAAAGGGGAAACTCCGGCCTTTGCATCGACGTACGGAACCTTACACTGTATGGAGTAACATAATGGACAtacataatacaacacattatttTTCGGTAAGAAGAAAACATAACATGGTACAACATTCACCTCAACACGACTCGATGTCTCGACGGAAACAACATTCACAGTGCATGCATAAACCTTTGCTACGGCTGATGTTGCTTGAGAGACATGAGAGTTTTGAAGATTCCGACGAGCACACTAGCAATAGAGAGGAAGGCGACGATGGCCTTGAAGTTGTTGTAGACGAACCTATGAATGGCGATCCGGACGGGCCTCTCACGCTTGTAGTCATGGACCTTTGAGAGGAGGACGAAGTAGCGATGACCCAAGCGCAGGTGGCGAGCGAGGCCCTTGAAGAAGTCCACCATCTCTCGATTGCTCAAGAAGCTTTTTAGGAGATGCTTGGCTCGAAGCTCGTGCACGTCCTCCTCCTTGTCCATGAGCATCGCCAGGAGGGAGAGGTAGGAGCTGATAACAAAGCCATCGTTGGGATAGCGGGTGGAGGTGCAAGCCTCGAACGCCGCCATGTTGACGAACCAGCAGGCAGTGATGTCGTTCAGGAACAATGGCTTCAGGGACAGCTCGCCGAAGATGCGGCGTTTCTGGATGCTCATGTCCGCGAAGAAGCCGGTCTTGTGGTTGCTGGCGATTAGATGGATGCCCATTTCCGCGAGCTCAATGGCACTGCTAGCCACCGGACAGGACGTGAGCTCGTAGCTTATGTCTTCCGTACTCATGCTGTTTATGTGATAGTATCGCAGGAGCCCAAGAATATGCGGTTGCGGTGGCCTGTAGGTCTCATACTCTCATCCACAAATAACCCACGATCACTAATGTCATAAAATGCTGTCTCTTCAGAGACGAACTCGAACACACCTACGCTCCTAAATTCCATGAGAGTCTCCAGCACCAGCCAGGGAAGCTGGTTCTCGAGTAGAAAGATGTCCCTCAGCATGCACGGACCTGTGGACAAGACCATGCTATTCATTAGTAGAGCACGTTCCTCCTCAACTGTATCACTCGAGCCCAAGTGCATATACTCCAGCAGGAAGCAACCATCGAGGAACATCATCGCCGCAAACTCCGCGTCGCCGAAATGCACGACGTCGGCATAGCACCTGCGGGCATCTGCGACGATGGAGAGAATCTTGCCGTGGACCTCCTCGACTGGGTGGCCCGACCGTGCGCAGAAATCGTGGGCCGCCGCGTGCTTCACCTCCTCCGCCTCTTGCAGATGGGGTAAGCCATGGTGGTAGGGGCCGAGGGCCACGAAGCTCGGGACGATATAGCGGTCGCCGAGCGACCTTAGGCCCCGCGGGAACCTATGGAGCTTGGTTCCGATCCTAGAGAAATCGGCATCGAGTCTCTCATTCGTCATCCTCACCTTCTCTCCGATAGGTATTGTTGTTTCCTGTACGCCATGGCTACTACTATTGTTCATGGTGTTTGCCAACTCGGCCGGTTGTGTATGTAGGTTTTGTTTAGCTAGTTTATTAATTGAAACCAGCCTACATACCCAGCATATATATAAAGGAAGAATGCTATTGCCGAACCATGTTCTTAATTTAC
It includes:
- the LOC127315615 gene encoding UPF0481 protein At3g47200-like; this translates as MTNERLDADFSRIGTKLHRFPRGLRSLGDRYIVPSFVALGPYHHGLPHLQEAEEVKHAAAHDFCARSGHPVEEVHGKILSIVADARRCYADVVHFGDAEFAAMMFLDGCFLLEYMHLGSSDTVEEERALLMNSMVLSTGPCMLRDIFLLENQLPWLVLETLMEFRSVGVFEFVSEETAFYDISDRGMSTEDISYELTSCPVASSAIELAEMGIHLIASNHKTGFFADMSIQKRRIFGELSLKPLFLNDITACWFVNMAAFEACTSTRYPNDGFVISSYLSLLAMLMDKEEDVHELRAKHLLKSFLSNREMVDFFKGLARHLRLGHRYFVLLSKVHDYKRERPVRIAIHRFVYNNFKAIVAFLSIASVLVGIFKTLMSLKQHQP